A single genomic interval of Burkholderiales bacterium harbors:
- the apaH gene encoding bis(5'-nucleosyl)-tetraphosphatase, symmetrical translates to MATYAIGDVQGCYAPLQRLLERMRFDPARDRLWFTGDLVNRGPASLETLRFVKSLGAAAVAVLGNHDLHLLAAARGVRRLHRQDTLRDVLGATDRDELLDWLRRRPLIHAEGATVLVHAGLLPEWSVPRALELGREVERALVEDLDGFCRHMYGNHPDRWDEALTGYERLRVIVNAMTRLRILTPDGRMELTYTGPPEHAPAGCVPWYAVPERRSRDHFIVCGHWAAHGLAITEALATLDTGCVWGGKLTALRLQDRQVFQVACGEGADRERRRWPVPTPGPARGG, encoded by the coding sequence ATGGCGACCTACGCGATCGGCGACGTGCAGGGGTGCTACGCCCCGCTGCAACGCCTGCTGGAGAGAATGCGCTTCGATCCGGCCCGGGACCGGCTATGGTTTACCGGCGACCTGGTCAATCGCGGCCCCGCCTCCCTCGAGACCCTGCGCTTCGTGAAAAGCCTGGGCGCGGCGGCGGTGGCGGTGCTGGGTAACCACGACCTCCATCTGCTGGCGGCGGCGCGCGGGGTTCGCCGCCTCCACCGCCAGGACACCTTGAGGGACGTGCTGGGGGCGACCGACCGGGACGAGCTGCTCGACTGGCTACGCCGCCGCCCCCTGATCCATGCCGAAGGCGCCACCGTCCTGGTGCACGCGGGGCTGCTGCCCGAGTGGAGCGTGCCCCGGGCGCTGGAATTGGGGCGGGAAGTGGAGCGAGCCCTGGTGGAAGACCTGGACGGCTTCTGCCGCCACATGTACGGCAATCACCCGGACCGGTGGGACGAGGCCTTGACCGGCTACGAGCGCCTTCGGGTGATCGTCAACGCCATGACGCGGCTACGGATCCTCACCCCGGACGGGCGCATGGAGCTCACCTACACCGGCCCGCCCGAGCACGCGCCCGCCGGCTGCGTGCCCTGGTACGCCGTGCCCGAGCGCCGCAGCCGGGACCATTTCATCGTCTGCGGCCATTGGGCCGCCCACGGGCTCGCCATCACCGAGGCTCTGGCGACGCTGGATACGGGCTGCGTATGGGGCGGGAAGCTGACGGCGCTGCGCCTGCAGGACCGGCAGGTGTTCCAGGTCGCCTGCGGGGAAGGGGCAGACCGAGAGCGGCGGCGATGGCCTGTTCCGACGCCCGGGCCAGCTCGTGGCGGGTGA
- a CDS encoding membrane protein, with the protein MSKRMLAWVLATIAVAVAGCAGSLSGGAYSRDQARKEQTVRLGVVESVRPVTIEGTKTPIGAAAGAAAGGIAGSEIGHGKGAAIGAIGGAVLGGLAGAAAEEALTRRPGLEITVKLDSGSLIAVTQEADESFKPGDRVRVVSGGGVTRVTHY; encoded by the coding sequence ATGAGCAAGCGGATGTTGGCTTGGGTGCTGGCGACTATCGCGGTGGCGGTGGCGGGGTGCGCCGGGAGCCTGTCGGGCGGCGCCTACAGCCGGGACCAGGCGCGCAAGGAGCAGACCGTGCGCCTGGGGGTGGTGGAGAGCGTGCGGCCGGTGACCATCGAGGGCACCAAGACCCCCATCGGCGCGGCGGCCGGCGCCGCCGCGGGGGGCATTGCGGGCAGCGAGATCGGCCACGGCAAGGGCGCGGCCATCGGGGCCATCGGCGGCGCCGTGCTGGGAGGGCTCGCCGGCGCGGCGGCCGAGGAGGCCCTCACCCGCAGGCCCGGCCTGGAGATCACGGTGAAACTGGACAGCGGCAGCCTGATCGCGGTGACCCAGGAGGCCGACGAGAGCTTCAAGCCCGGCGACCGGGTGAGGGTGGTGTCCGGCGGGGGCGTGACCCGCGTCACTCATTACTGA